A region from the Rhodamnia argentea isolate NSW1041297 chromosome 7, ASM2092103v1, whole genome shotgun sequence genome encodes:
- the LOC115750881 gene encoding clathrin coat assembly protein AP180-like, whose translation MSSKLKKAIGAVKDQTCKSLAKVSNTNATTLEIAVLKATLHDEVLMEELYMDEILQLVASNKVYAATCSPSASARPGTGSWRSSLMLVLWIFQDGDPYFPREVLHTMKHGGKILNLSSFREHSNLSPWDHTTYIWIFALYVDERLDCFLMGKLQRRVANRRRENEQLVNRRATEPIIRSMKPGMLLDRISHWQRLLERAIATRPTGLAEGNNLVQISLHAIVRESFDLYRDVSDGLALLLDSFFQLQYQTCVNAFQTSIKASKQFEELSSYCSLCKTLGVRRKTSEYPSMQKMSGKLIETLREFLKDQDSFLASGRMSSPHMPLLTTLGSGQGSSATSEQFGSYECSETSEHMEGSSEKSSEFSSQCMSLEDVMSMTDSGTSPSVTFAQEIQIEQFEKQPDQEDSVNAM comes from the coding sequence ATGTCGAGCAAGCTGAAGAAGGCAATCGGGGCCGTGAAGGATCAAACGTGCAAAAGCCTTGCCAAGGTCAGCAACACCAATGCGACAACCCTCGAAATCGCCGTCCTCAAGGCCACCTTGCACGACGAGGTCCTCATGGAGGAGCTCTACATGGATGAGATCCTCCAGCTCGTTGCCTCCAACAAGGTCTATGCGGCCACCTGCTCGCCAAGTGCATCAGCAAGACCCGGAACTGGATCATGGCGCTCGTCCCTAATGCTAGTCCTCTGGATCTTCCAGGACGGCGACCCCTACTTCCCTAGGGAGGTGCTCCACACGATGAAGCACGGTGGTAAGATCCTCAACCTCTCGAGCTTCCGAGAAcactcgaatttgagcccgtgGGACCACACTACCTACATCTGGATATTTGCGCTCTACGTCGATGAGCGATTAGATTGCTTCCTCATGGGGAAGCTGCAACGGCGGGTGGCGAACCGGAGGAGGGAAAACGAGCAGCTCGTGAACCGAAGGGCAACCGAGCCGATCATTAGGAGTATGAAGCCTGGAATGCTGCTTGACAGGATCTCCCATTGGCAGAGACTGCTTGAGAGGGCCATTGCCACAAGGCCAACAGGCTTGGCCGAGGGCAACAATTTGGTTCAGATCTCACTCCATGCCATTGTTCGGGAGAGCTTTGATCTGTACAGAGATGTATCCGATGGCCTTGCACTGCTCTTGGACAGCTTCTTTCAATTGCAATACCAGACTTGTGTCAATGCCTTCCAGACAAGCATCAAGGCCTCGAAGCAATTCGAAGAACTATCATCTTATTGCAGTTTGTGCAAGACCTTGGGGGTCCGTCGGAAAACATCTGAATACCCGAGCATGCAGAAGATGTCCGGCAAGCTCATCGAGACGTTGCGGGAGTTCTTGAAGGACCAGGACTCATTCCTGGCCAGTGGGAGGATGTCATCTCCGCATATGCCCCTCCTCACGACACTAGGCAGCGGACAGGGTTCCAGCGCAACATCCGAGCAGTTTGGTTCCTACGAATGCTCCGAGACCTCAGAGCACATGGAGGGATCTTCCGAGAAGAGTTCCGAGTTCAGCTCGCAGTGCATGTCCCTGGAGGACGTGATGAGCATGACAGATTCGGGGACTAGCCCATCGGTCACATTCGCGCAAGAAATTCAGATTGAACAATTTGAGAAGCAACCGGATCAAGAGGACAGCGTGAACGCCATGTGA